The Sebastes fasciatus isolate fSebFas1 chromosome 22, fSebFas1.pri, whole genome shotgun sequence genome includes the window GCtggatcccggataagcggttgaagatgagtgagtgatGAGTGCTGAGTCACCTGTGTTGGGGATGTATCTGGGGCTTCCGGTTCCTGTCCTCCAGGCCTTCTGTTTGTTCGGCAGCCACAGCCTCGATACAGCCTCCTGTAGGGTCGTATTCATCAATATGAATCCACTCAAACAATATTGTCTGCTTGTGTCATTAAAGAAACAGTTTTTGTCTTCGCTTATGAAAAAACAAAGTTCACTCTGCTCTTTATCTATAGGCTAGAAATCCTGTTCATTGCTCCATAGATGCTTTAAAGTgtagaccacacacacacctccgtaTCGTCTGATAACAGGGACCAAGCCACAAACTCCAGCAGAGGAAGGATGGCGGCGATCCTCGATCCCTTCGGTCCTCCGGGATACAGCAGCTTCTTCAGGTCCTCATCAGACACGCCGTTAGCCTGgtaacacagagagggagatttCAGGACTGAGCTTTGGTTTTAGAGGGTTTCTATTTGTCTCACACACCTCTGTGATATTCCTCAGCTTCTCTGCCCACTGCTGAAGCTTCTCCTTGTGTTTCTCCAGCTCTGTTTTATCTTTCTTTATTGGATCATCTCGtcttcttcttgtctttttCTCATCTGTTAGCTTGGTTTCCTTTTGTACCTGGGAGTAGAATGAATGGAGAACCAGAGAGTTACTATAACTGTATAACAATGACTGATTGACTACAAGAAAGTAGGTAGAAATAAGAGGAAGTAACCATGATTAGTTCCAGCTCCTTGGCCCACTGGAGGATCCGAGTCCTGCTGGTCTCCAGGCTGCCCGGCTCTTTGGTGCTCCCCTCTGGTGCAGCCTTCGTACTGCCACGCTTCACCTACATTAAGTAAAGATGGAAATGGATGTGAAATATGTGATTTTCATAatctaaatatgaaaaaagatcgacttggtcaggtttaggcaacaaaactactgagttaggcttcggaatagattgacttggttaggtttaggcaacaaactacttagttatgttaaggaatagattgacttggttaggtttaagcaacaaaactacttagttaggtttaggaaaagatcaaagtaaaaatgtaaaaatagtgtcaatgtacacgaatcaatacattcaatttcgtgactatttcatgaactgctgtacGACCAACTGAATACTTTTGATGGCTACAACAAACAGGAGTGTAGAGGGATCTGTTGCATACCTGGTATTTGATGTTGTTGACCTCCTCTGCCAGTTCATGGAGAAGTTGTACGCACTCTTCCAGAGTCTGCATTGACTTTAGATTGGGCTGAAAAGACAGAAAGGTAATCCCGTGGGTCCATTCAGTGAtgtctttcatttctttctttccactTTCACAATCTTCCATTTACACATTAGTAACCACTTATTTACTCTTCGTTGCAGGGGGACCACTACGAACCGGACAGCTGTGGAATGATACATGTAAATCCTTGATATGTCGGGGCAGAATCAACAAGACACAGTTTCAGTGACAACTGGAATGCTTTCATGTATTCATCAATTCTCATGTTATATGATGTTagctgcacccgattcgactgttatcgggccattaaatagacgttatcagTCTCTATAAGCACCATGGATGTGGGTCGTTAGGGGTCTATTACgtctactacgttgtaaaagtgaaacttaaaagcagcaCGTTCTAACATTAGGcgataaaactacaacttctttacgtttatgtaataaaagtacaacttctttaggtttagggaataaaactacaacatctttaggtttaggcaatacaactacaacttctttaggtttaggcaataaaactataacttctttaggtttaggcaatacaactacaacttctttaggtttaggcaataaaactataacttctttaggtttaggcaatacaactacaacttctttaggtttaggcaataaaactataacttctttaggtttaggcaatacaactacaacttctttaggtttaggcaataaaactataacttctttaggtttaggcaatacaactataacttctttaggtttaggcaatacaactacaacttctttaggtttaggcaacaaaactacaacttctttaggtttaggcaatgaaactacaacttctttaggtttaggcaatgaaactacaacttctttaggtttaggtaataaaactacaacatctttaggtttaggcaaaaaaaacccaCTTAGGTTAGTTTagggaaaacattgtgttttggcttaaaataactacaaacataCTTAACATAACTTATGTCCCacactgtctttactacagcacctgacttcggcttctgctcctgtcataattaataCGACGGTCGCTAGatgtcgctgtcgtgttcttttattccttttttcggttatctaccatgtgaatagatgataaaacctactaatgggtgtagtaggctcctactgacccacatctatggggttTATAgggactgataacgcctatttaatagcctgacaaccgTCTTATCGGCTGTTAGTTCACCTGGAATTCACTGAGGTCGGGTTTATTCCATGGTGCTGAGTGGGAAGCACCGATATTCTCCGGGATTTTACACTatgtatggaaaaaaaatacaacatctgATTAATACAAATCAATCCAcacttaaacatttttattttaaactctTGTCAGATGTGTTGATTGAACTCTTGCCACCACAGTTTGTGGCAGTGTTGCACTTGCTTGCATTATTTATGGGGTCATGTAGTATACCTGCTTCCTGGTGAGTGTGGGTTTAGCCCGGGTCTCTGCAGGGGTTGGTGTATTCGCTGCCATCCTCCATCCAGAGTCAGCTGAGACATAAAGACAACATTAAACAGATGTCAACATATATGATAAATGTTGACCAGATGATGGCACTAAGGGAAACATGCATGCAAGTTTGTGCCAATCAATCCTAGATGtggagatatttcactggatgACTGCAAATTCTGACTTGCTGGTGGAGCTTCTGTAGGATTCTTtagaccatgaatgtctgcactgATATTTTGGACTGTATCTCCAGGAATTATACTTCAATATTGGATGTAATTATACCACAATCAGTGCCATTGCAGGAAATAATGTGTCATTTATGTagaacgtcaagtcacattttcactgtacaaatgtagtaattttaagcccagccatgttggtttttcctaaaccttccTAACTGTTGCCTGAATctaagtgtttgtgtttaattcacaacattaagcatgtgtttactgcgactgaaaagtgacgctgagggttctgacaaagcgtcagtatgtgacgagtcgggatgagaacgcattggagaaccagaaccaggactgtcagaccctgctgcgtTAAAATTAgtggttttctaaagggaccctggtgctcggaaacactaccgcttttgtccacagggaccggcaaaatcaacacaaaattgaAGTTCCAAATGATCTGTGTTACACTTTCATTCtccaaataacacatttatgttGGTATGAAACAaataacattttacaaaaaGTCATTGTGGACTTGAATATGAATCTAAATGCTTTCAAACGCttgtgatcaatttgacccaaTTACCAACGGAGCATTAGATAACTTTAGGAAAACTATAGGTACTGTGTACTACACACCAGAAAACTGAACAAAATTAAATCAGTTATTCATAATTTATGCATCAAAATCTTTCTGTAAaccataaataaaaataaatgtgatcaAAATGACGAACTCACTGTCTGAGATGTGTCCCTTGTTTATCCGTAGAGTGGTAACCTGATCACTTCATGCCTGTCTGAACTTGAGACTTTGTCCTCATCAGCAGATATATTTTATTACTGAATTTACAATCATAACCCAATTTAACAACTAAATGTACGGTAAGGTACGACTATATTGACCTACAGCCCTCCAACAATATGAACCTGTAGAAACAAAGAACAGGTATTTCTCAACGATATGTCCTTTGTTGTATCTGGGAATGTGGAGGATATGTGGTGGGAATATTTAGAGTAAATCTGACTGCCTTCAGGCAAAGACTAtgacaatatatgtaaagaaatatgagtaagtcataaaatcaaaaataagaaatgagaatatatgaaataagaaatacacatatttgcattaagaacgtgcaatatataatatataaccacagtgcaaagaCAAAATgcgtgtgttaaatataaatgccagaatggtataGATAGACATtttcaagtggtaaaaaaattgctaaatatagcatcaaatctgtgtaatgTAAATGGTATCAACCCGAAAATTGCTGCaccaacttatgagacataatagagcacgaggatgaccatcatatacttctatcataatgttctaaacccttatacactttaacaaatctcaaattaatctcagggttcccagctttcagatgatgtacataaCTTATAtttgacatctactgttgacctgctatctccccctaaagacccctgtaCCCGCCTTAAAAAAGCCAATCTATTGTGGGacactccagtccagcaggtggCAGCGTTCACCTTTTTATTTAAGATGATTCACACTGAACAGTTGCAGCAGAATTATACTCActccagtccagcaggtggCAACGTGTTACTGTTATTCACTGTTACTGAACAGTGGCAGCAGTGAAAcagcagcttcttcttctgatgtgtttgtgtcctccTGTAGATGAGTACATGATGGGGACAGACAGTGGTCAGTGTCTTCAGACTCTCCCCCTGTCGGAGACGGTCTTCCCCGGTGAACCGTACTCCGTGTCCGTCCTCAAAGCCGGATACTGTCTCCCTCAGACCGACGGCAGTTCAGAGCTACCAGGACCATCACCCTCATAACGGGACCCTGGACTGTCCTGGTGGacaagtcataactttacgagacaaaaatcttaatattacgagaataaagtcataactttacgagaaaaaaatcttaatattacgagaataaagtcataactttaccagaaaaaaatcggaatattacgagaataaagtcataactttacgagaaaaaagtcgtaatattatgagaataaagtcgtaagtttacgagaaaaaagttgtaatattacgagaataaagtcataactttacgagaaaaaaatcgtaatattacgagaataaagtcgtaataatatgagaataaagtcatgactttacaagaaaaaaagtcgtaagtttatgaaaaaaagtcgtaatattatgagaataaagtcagaactttacgagaaaaaaagtcataagtttatgaaaaaaagttgtaatattacgagaataaagtcgtaatattacgagaataaagtcataatatttccagaataaactTTTAAtcttacgagaaaaaagtcgttatattaggagaataaaatcgtaataatatgagaatagagtcataactttacgagaaaaaaagtaattagtttatgaaaaaaagttgtaatattacgagaataaagtcataatatttccagaataaactcatcattttacgagaaaaaagtcgtaatattaggagaatagtCATgatctattgtgggtctcagagttATACTCActccagtccagcaggtggCAGCTTTCACCTTTCATTCAAGATGATTCACACTGAACAGTTGCAGCTGAGagcagcttcttcttctgttttgtgTCCTCCTGTAGATGAGGACATGATGGGGACAGACACCAGTGGACAGTTTCAGACTGTCCCCCTGTCGGACTCGGTCTTCCCCGGTGTCCCGTACTCCGTGTCTGTCCTCAGACCCGGATACTGTCTCCCTCAGCCAGACGGGACCTTCAGAGCTACCGGGACCATCAGCCTCATAACGGGACCCCGGACTGTCCTGGTGGACACCGGGGGACCCTGGGACCGGGACTTCCTCCTGAGTACGCTGAGGGAGAGGGGTCTGGAGCCGGGGGACGTGGACGTGGTCGTGGGGACACATGGACACTCGGACCACATCGGGAATCTCAGTCTGTTCCCAGCAGCGGTCCTGATTGTTGGGTTTGACATCAGTGAAGGGGACACATACCGTCCCAACCAGCTGGGACAGGGACAGCCTCACTCTATTGATGAGCAGGTGAGTCTCTGTGAGTTATGTATCTGAGCAGAGAACAGAGAACACTGAGggttaaaagtgaaagtaattAATGTTAAAGTAACAACAACTAATAACTCTTCATCAACAAACTCACTTCATGGTGTTTAAAAAGTTAATTATGTCACAATAAAGTCCTCTCAGGACAGAAAACTAAAGACTAAACAGACTAAAATTAGACTAAAATGTCCagagttttcaaaataaagtgtatCAATTCATTAGTTCATGCAGTCATTCAGCATGGTGATAAACAAAagtcaaattaattaaatattaaaggcAGTGTGTGAACTGGTTTTGACTAAAATTAGACTTTAGACtaattatatactatatatatatatgcccagatttcaaaatatataataatagtaattataatatataaatatatatataatatatgccCAGTTTCGAATAAGGATgaaaccatatatatatatatatatatatatatatatatatatataaataaatcatggCACCTGTAATATTAATCATCACATATTTATTCCAGCACCGTTTGCACTATTGTCTTACTGTCTACAAATGTCATGTtgttttacatatatataatttaaatatgcccagatttcaaaatatataatattataataatatatatatataatgaataaataaatatattcattatatatatatataaatatatatatatatatatatatatatatatatatatatataaatacgtgtatatatatatatatatgtatttatatttatatatattattattattatattatatattttgaaatctgggcatatatattatatatatatgtatatatatatatataaaaatatatatatacatataaatatataagcgtcttgagataacttctgttgtgatttgacgctatacaaaaataaattgaattgaattgaattgaaattgaatatatatttatatatatgtatttatatttatatatatgattattattatattatatatattgaaatctgggcatatatatatatataaacaacatGACATTTGCAGACAGTAAGACAATAGTGCAATGGGTGCTGAATATATGTGATGATTAATGTAACAGGTGCCATGGTTTAATAGAAGAGGAGTCAGACCGTGACGGAGCTCAGTAGTCTCATGTGCTGGTTTCCCCTTCAGGCTTTGACAGTGTCTCCTTCCTGTCTCCAACAGGTGACTGTAGTTCCCACTCCAGGCCACACAGGTCAAGACGTCAGCGTCCGGGTGACGGGAACCTCAGCGGGCACGGTGCTCGTTGCGGGGGACTTATTTGAGTGCTGCTCAGATGAGGACAGCTGGAGGGACCTGAGTATGAACACTGCAGTGCAGGAGGTCAACCGCAGGGAGGCGCTGCGCACAGCCGATGTCATCATACCGGGACATGGAGTCCCCTTTAGAGTCCTCAGGAACTGACGAACCAGGAGGTCACAGAGCGGTTTCATATCAGTCACACCTGAGCTCCTCCTGCTATGAGGAGCCAACAATGTTAATGCAGTGAAAAAGGTCTTCGCCAGGGTTATGTAAGGACGTGATTTGATTGCAGGGCTCTCCTTTTACTGATTAGCACTTCATCTCCTCAGTTTACAACCAGCTCATCTGGCTATACGGGCGAAAACAACTGTAAACATGTTTCATATACATAAACTCTCAGGTATAACAGAGAAAGTTTGGTTCTACATtgagtaaaatatattttactagAATATATTTTACTACTGCACTAAACGTCCATAGCATCAGACAACACAGAAGACACAATCAGTGATTtaaacaaaatcacaaattaatcacacattttttatctggtcaaaatgtaccttaaaggacccatattgttaaaagtgacattttccttatattctatattaaaaagcaggtttaagtgttgtataaatactgtgaaagtatcaaagcactcaatccacagagaaatacacagcagcccgtattcagaaactgagcttttgaaacaagccgtaaggatttctgtccatttgtgatgtcacaaatctacaatatttagaccatttcacagttttaaacataaacattctatatgtgtcccagtttatttcctggttgcagtgtatgtgaataacatcagctgacaggaagtaaacatggacccaagctgttgcctagcaacgcaattctgttgaaaatgcactaaaacagagcgtttgaggcagagagtaaatacaggtatattcaggcagacagtatgagaaacataaagtgtttttttgaacattacagcatgtaaacatgttctaatagaaacataaaatacaagtatgaacctgaaaatgagcacgatatgggacctttaatactcttatcaacatgggagtgggtaaatatgctgctttatgcaaatgtgtgtatatatctattattaacagcacaaaacaatgacagatattgtccagaaaccctcacaggtactgcatttagcattaatttagcaaaaatatgctcaaatgtatcagtgtgctgacttgactatgacttgccccaaactgcatgtgattatcataaagtgggcatgtctgtaaaggggagactcgtgggtacccatagaacccatttacactcacatatctggaggtcagaggtcaagggagccctttgaaaatggacatgccagtttgacattttactggcgtctgtCCGGTGGTCGCTTTCAGTCCtgaatggcggaagcgtagctctgctgctgggcgctgatgttgcaatggaacggcCAATcggctttcacttcttagcaatatactgtatgttcttttGCTCTCGTGTtgcttctggttgcaaagaaaccaagatggcaacggccaaaatgtcgaacttgaggcttcaaaacggcagtccccAAACCAGTGgttgacatcacagtgactacgtccacttaacGGCCagaggtgtcgctgttacaaccaatttctgattcttacaaacagtccctttaagatgaTTTATAGTGTAACAGCACCAAAACTTCCAgacttaatttttttatattcctGCAAGGTAAAGTAATGTCAACTGCTGTCACAACATctcttttttattaataaattatgaaTGGATATGTATCT containing:
- the LOC141761060 gene encoding butyrophilin subfamily 3 member A1-like, encoding MEDCESGKKEMKDITEWTHGITFLSFQPNLKSMQTLEECVQLLHELAEEVNNIKYQVKRGSTKAAPEGSTKEPGSLETSRTRILQWAKELELIMVQKETKLTDEKKTRRRRDDPIKKDKTELEKHKEKLQQWAEKLRNITEANGVSDEDLKKLLYPGGPKGSRIAAILPLLEFVAWSLLSDDTEEAVSRLWLPNKQKAWRTGTGSPRYIPNTVWEWIQTASVCVRLDVSTNNPWLPVSSDRLQVRIASAVERSAALSDSQCSPEWPCVLGDTVITAGRHYWEVEVSLQGSWRIGVMSESAPRKKSAMSPRRGHWALWKSSASLWACTEEPTKLQRATVPRLIGVYVDVEEGQVSFYDVGRRVHIYTFSDTFKHSLIPVFGFLGGETVLKIIPAQV
- the mblac1 gene encoding metallo-beta-lactamase domain-containing protein 1 yields the protein MIHTEQLQLRAASSSVLCPPVDEDMMGTDTSGQFQTVPLSDSVFPGVPYSVSVLRPGYCLPQPDGTFRATGTISLITGPRTVLVDTGGPWDRDFLLSTLRERGLEPGDVDVVVGTHGHSDHIGNLSLFPAAVLIVGFDISEGDTYRPNQLGQGQPHSIDEQVTVVPTPGHTGQDVSVRVTGTSAGTVLVAGDLFECCSDEDSWRDLSMNTAVQEVNRREALRTADVIIPGHGVPFRVLRN